One window of Oscillibacter hominis genomic DNA carries:
- a CDS encoding RNA polymerase sigma factor yields MDFDQLYKEQFPVVYRYLTGLSGNQALAEELTQETFCRAIEHSASFQGKCRLSVWLCQIGKNCWLSYLRKAKRQAGDEALEQMTSPQNVEEDLLIQENARQIHQRLHALPEPYREVFTLRVFAELPYMQIGELFDKSENWARVTYYRAKQKIKEGL; encoded by the coding sequence ATGGATTTTGACCAACTGTACAAGGAGCAGTTCCCCGTAGTGTACCGCTATCTGACAGGACTCAGTGGAAACCAAGCGTTGGCGGAAGAATTGACCCAGGAGACCTTCTGCCGTGCCATTGAACACAGCGCCTCTTTTCAAGGAAAATGCCGTCTGTCCGTATGGCTGTGCCAAATTGGGAAGAACTGTTGGCTTTCCTACTTGAGAAAGGCAAAACGGCAGGCTGGAGACGAAGCCCTGGAGCAGATGACCTCCCCTCAGAATGTAGAAGAGGATCTGCTCATCCAGGAAAATGCTCGCCAGATCCACCAGCGACTCCATGCTCTGCCAGAGCCATATCGGGAGGTGTTTACCCTGCGGGTTTTTGCGGAACTGCCCTATATGCAGATCGGTGAATTGTTCGACAAATCTGAAAACTGGGCCAGAGTGACTTATTATCGTGCGAAACAGAAAATCAAGGAGGGGTTATGA
- a CDS encoding DUF6809 family protein: protein MTVENKLLKELYDYFYVRPELDEQENEVEECHKALIAALEKPERKLVLRIIDAQNYITEQTSLDSFMAGFELAWRLSIELQNEENERSFSYRTRRTGARCVWDDEI from the coding sequence ATGACGGTGGAAAACAAACTGCTCAAAGAGCTGTATGATTACTTTTATGTCCGCCCGGAGCTTGACGAACAGGAGAACGAAGTGGAGGAGTGCCACAAAGCATTGATTGCAGCTTTGGAAAAGCCGGAACGAAAACTGGTGCTGCGGATTATCGACGCCCAAAACTATATCACAGAACAGACCTCCCTCGACAGTTTTATGGCTGGCTTTGAACTGGCGTGGAGGCTCTCAATAGAACTGCAAAATGAGGAAAACGAGCGCTCATTCTCCTATCGGACCAGGAGAACGGGCGCTCGTTGTGTATGGGATGACGAAATATAA
- a CDS encoding tyrosine-type recombinase/integrase: MTLRKYILNWQEVYDKSQSRPTTYAAHGYIFKNHILPGLGEIPLSELTAEQVGDFLEERRHFGGHRPESPEYPGLGEHTMRHIHRLLQQCLDQAMRDSLITENPARAFHYPKPKKVSANVLTPAEVEDYLDAAERLGHLPMFLLALTAGLRQGELIALKWSDLDTKKRTLTITEKRSVERRELVEYEGGTRIVSLTPEAVELLRLEHAKHPGSPLMFMHPATQRPYSPQMVRRLHNEIIKEAGLDHIRFADLRHTCAVLSLQNGMDMKEVSQMLGHFRIAMTRQNYAPYLAHTAAKSESKPNETSTEDLREAANILDNLLKF, from the coding sequence ACCACATACGCAGCTCATGGCTACATCTTCAAGAACCACATTCTCCCCGGACTTGGAGAGATCCCGCTCTCTGAATTGACCGCAGAACAGGTGGGAGATTTCCTGGAGGAACGAAGGCACTTTGGCGGTCATCGCCCGGAAAGCCCTGAATACCCAGGGCTGGGGGAGCATACCATGCGGCACATTCACCGCCTACTCCAGCAATGTCTGGATCAAGCGATGCGAGATAGCCTGATAACGGAAAATCCCGCCCGAGCGTTTCACTACCCAAAGCCCAAGAAGGTCAGCGCCAATGTGCTGACGCCAGCAGAAGTGGAGGACTATCTGGACGCGGCAGAGCGGCTGGGTCACCTCCCCATGTTCCTGCTGGCGCTGACAGCAGGACTTCGGCAAGGCGAACTGATTGCCCTGAAGTGGAGCGACCTGGACACGAAGAAGCGGACGCTGACCATCACTGAGAAACGCTCGGTGGAACGGCGGGAACTGGTGGAGTACGAAGGCGGCACCAGGATCGTCAGTCTGACCCCGGAAGCGGTTGAACTCCTGCGCCTGGAACACGCTAAACACCCAGGAAGTCCGCTCATGTTCATGCACCCGGCCACCCAGAGGCCCTACTCACCCCAGATGGTGCGCCGGCTGCACAATGAGATCATCAAAGAGGCCGGGCTGGATCACATCCGGTTCGCGGATCTCCGGCACACCTGCGCCGTCCTGTCCCTGCAAAACGGAATGGACATGAAAGAAGTTTCTCAGATGCTGGGCCACTTCAGGATCGCAATGACGCGGCAGAACTATGCACCATACCTGGCCCATACTGCCGCCAAAAGCGAAAGCAAGCCCAATGAAACATCCACGGAAGATCTTAGGGAAGCGGCAAATATTCTGGATAATCTTCTGAAATTCTGA
- a CDS encoding anti-sigma factor family protein codes for MMKCDIIRDLLPLYCDGLCSEASKQEIEAHVVQCQECRTCLAEMKEEAPVLSLSQESETEARVLQGVKKKFSRGRRWAVLLAVAVMLIFSIVLAGAADVPQPVSYTDGLVTAELAVDEVIDLYYHGGSYDSFHGFSREVDGRNAVFLYFDRTLRSDVMPNREGHLCIGNGLLTDFETATYQVERQVDAVYYLVGDYLQLPGLAQAEFEQAVADAVLLWER; via the coding sequence ATGATGAAATGTGATATCATCCGCGACCTGCTGCCCCTGTACTGCGACGGGCTGTGCAGCGAGGCCAGCAAGCAAGAGATCGAAGCCCATGTGGTACAATGCCAGGAATGCCGCACCTGCTTGGCGGAAATGAAAGAGGAGGCTCCCGTCCTATCGCTCTCTCAGGAGTCGGAAACGGAAGCCCGTGTTCTTCAGGGAGTGAAGAAGAAGTTTTCCCGTGGGCGCCGGTGGGCGGTCCTGCTTGCTGTGGCCGTCATGCTGATCTTCTCTATTGTTTTGGCGGGGGCAGCCGATGTCCCACAGCCGGTATCCTATACGGACGGTCTGGTAACGGCAGAGCTTGCGGTGGATGAAGTGATCGACCTCTACTATCACGGCGGGAGCTACGATTCTTTCCATGGCTTCAGCCGGGAGGTGGACGGACGGAATGCTGTTTTCCTCTATTTTGACCGTACCCTTCGCTCGGATGTGATGCCGAACCGTGAGGGACATTTGTGCATCGGCAACGGGCTGCTGACCGACTTTGAGACAGCCACCTATCAGGTGGAGCGGCAGGTGGATGCGGTCTACTATTTGGTGGGAGATTATTTACAGCTCCCCGGTCTGGCGCAGGCCGAATTTGAGCAGGCCGTGGCGGATGCGGTCCTTCTGTGGGAACGCTGA